One part of the Candidatus Borreliella tachyglossi genome encodes these proteins:
- a CDS encoding ROK family protein: MVRYVAIDVGGTSTKYSLSDGGGNFLDRNEVKSGTTPDEQVEILVDIINSYKKEENIGGVAICMPGFVDPEGIVIRVNAIKGFVNYPLKERLETLTGVNIEIENDANCVALAEKFKGNAIYSNDFIALTLGTGIGAGIFMNGKLLRGYSFMSGEIGFMITRGLDNNIPFDCRWESIASVAALRKRVARRLEVPFEEVSGERVFELASSGNIHAKNEVERFFETLSFGIFNLTFVLNPEKILIGGGISSRPDLVGKVYEKLENLWSLELADIYGHDIRKLVRLETTKFNNDSGKIGALYHYFSENKLLSSLGI; the protein is encoded by the coding sequence ATGGTACGCTATGTAGCAATTGATGTTGGAGGCACTAGCACTAAGTACTCTCTCTCAGATGGTGGCGGTAATTTTCTTGATAGGAATGAAGTTAAGTCTGGTACTACTCCTGATGAACAAGTTGAGATTTTAGTCGATATAATTAATTCTTATAAAAAAGAAGAGAATATTGGGGGCGTTGCAATTTGCATGCCTGGATTTGTTGATCCTGAAGGAATTGTAATTAGAGTTAATGCTATTAAGGGATTTGTTAATTATCCTTTAAAGGAAAGGCTTGAAACTTTAACGGGGGTGAATATTGAGATTGAGAATGATGCTAATTGTGTGGCTTTAGCAGAAAAATTTAAGGGTAATGCTATTTATTCTAATGATTTTATTGCTTTAACTCTTGGAACAGGAATTGGCGCTGGAATATTTATGAATGGGAAACTTTTAAGAGGATATTCTTTTATGTCTGGTGAGATTGGGTTTATGATTACTAGAGGACTTGATAATAATATACCTTTTGACTGCAGATGGGAGTCTATAGCTTCTGTTGCCGCTTTAAGAAAGAGAGTTGCGAGGCGTTTAGAGGTTCCTTTTGAGGAGGTATCTGGGGAGCGTGTTTTTGAACTTGCAAGTAGTGGCAATATCCATGCTAAGAATGAAGTTGAAAGATTTTTTGAAACTTTATCATTTGGAATTTTTAATTTAACTTTTGTTTTAAATCCTGAAAAAATTTTAATTGGAGGCGGAATAAGTTCAAGACCCGATTTAGTAGGTAAGGTATATGAGAAATTGGAAAATTTATGGTCTTTAGAATTGGCTGATATTTATGGGCATGATATAAGGAAGCTTGTTAGACTTGAGACAACTAAATTTAATAATGATTCTGGCAAAATTGGGGCATTATATCATTATTTTTCTGAAAATAAATTACTATCCAGCTTAGGTATTTGA
- a CDS encoding copper homeostasis protein CutC encodes MIKEACVLNILEAINAFKLGANRIELCENIVCGGTTPSYGTIKILKENLNIPIVVMIRPRCGNFVYSNLEFQAMKEDIKVCKSLGVEGVVFGILEENNEIDIARTKELVSLTKPLKATFHKAIDSTCDIRASVLRLAEIGIHRILTSGGGLEAKDSLMVLKDLILMAGEKLEIVVAGKVSKDNVDSIDSILGAKAYHGRLIVGGLSL; translated from the coding sequence ATGATAAAAGAGGCATGTGTTTTGAATATACTAGAAGCTATAAATGCCTTTAAGCTTGGTGCTAATAGGATTGAGCTTTGTGAAAATATAGTTTGTGGAGGAACTACGCCTTCTTATGGCACCATAAAAATTTTAAAGGAAAATCTGAACATTCCTATTGTTGTAATGATTAGACCAAGATGTGGGAATTTCGTATATTCTAATTTAGAATTTCAAGCTATGAAGGAAGATATTAAGGTTTGCAAGAGTCTTGGGGTAGAAGGTGTTGTTTTTGGGATTTTAGAGGAAAATAATGAGATTGACATAGCTAGAACTAAGGAATTAGTAAGTTTGACTAAGCCTTTAAAGGCTACTTTTCATAAGGCAATTGATAGCACTTGTGATATTAGGGCTTCTGTATTAAGACTTGCAGAGATTGGTATTCATAGGATATTGACTTCAGGAGGAGGACTTGAAGCTAAGGATTCGCTTATGGTATTGAAAGACTTAATATTAATGGCTGGAGAGAAATTGGAAATTGTTGTTGCCGGTAAGGTAAGTAAAGACAATGTTGATAGTATTGATTCTATTTTAGGCGCCAAAGCTTATCATGGGAGACTTATTGTTGGTGGTTTAAGTTTGTAG
- a CDS encoding glycogen/starch/alpha-glucan phosphorylase: protein MNISKEDFKISFNKNLKHYYQVQSVKDLSDIELYNCFARTVVDYFLEQWADTKIDIDKKRVKKVCYLSAEFLIGRFLSNTLINMRSFDTVRSLADELGIDFNALENVEIDAGLGNGGLGRLAACFLDSLSTLDYPALGYGIKYRYGIFKQSFIDGFQIEEPDKWNEYEHPWFIKNVSRVYDISFGGHIEIERDAAGNEIFTHKNPYVVNAIAYDAPIVGYDSRTINTLRLWEAYAKDGFDLSLFNNMQYLDASKKEIEVSNITKVLYPNDEDLAGKFLRLRQQYFFCSASIQDVIHDFKKHYSSDLKRLPEYVVFQLNDTHPVVAIPELMRVLIDKEKFDWKLAWEVTKKCFAYTNHTVLAEALEKWPLRMFSELLPRIYQIIQEINKRFFEEIEAKNKSGSNFIYDDYLIINDGVINMAWLAIHSCFSINGVAKLHTEILMENALKTWYSLYPDKFNNKTNGVTQRRWLLMANPRLSDLISSKIGDSWVKNFEDIERLLAFKDDKDVISSLRKVKHENKVDFSNLIYRELGIKIDSSSIFDVQIKRLHEYKRQVLNALHILYLYSKLRKDKDFYVYPRTFIFGAKAAPGYRMAKNIIKFINDIAHKVNNDINVNGKIKVVFIPNYNVSWAEKIIPASDISEQISLAGKEASGTSNMKFMMNGALTLGTMDGANVEIYDQVGDEHMFIFGLRKNEVIKHNENHSYVPSRILEDDPEFSEIINSLVDGSLFKGHYEVYKEIHDSLLYESYGGSPDQYFVLKDFRSYINAHKLVESRYQDSDSWISSCLVNIAKSSVFSSDRTIEEYVKDIWKVRRLH, encoded by the coding sequence ATGAATATTAGTAAAGAAGATTTTAAAATAAGTTTTAATAAAAATTTGAAACATTATTATCAGGTTCAAAGCGTTAAAGATTTGTCCGATATTGAACTTTATAATTGTTTTGCACGAACAGTGGTTGATTACTTTTTAGAACAATGGGCTGATACTAAAATAGATATTGATAAAAAACGAGTAAAAAAAGTGTGTTACCTTTCTGCTGAGTTTTTAATAGGTAGATTTTTAAGTAATACTTTGATTAATATGAGATCTTTTGATACTGTGCGGTCATTAGCGGATGAGCTTGGTATTGATTTTAATGCACTTGAAAATGTAGAAATTGATGCGGGTTTGGGAAATGGTGGTCTTGGAAGACTTGCTGCATGTTTTCTAGATTCTCTCTCAACACTTGATTATCCTGCTTTGGGATACGGAATAAAGTATAGGTATGGAATTTTTAAGCAGAGTTTTATTGATGGGTTCCAGATTGAAGAACCCGACAAGTGGAATGAGTACGAACATCCTTGGTTTATTAAAAATGTAAGCAGGGTTTATGATATTAGTTTTGGAGGTCATATTGAGATTGAGCGTGATGCTGCTGGAAATGAAATTTTTACACATAAGAATCCGTATGTTGTTAATGCAATAGCTTATGATGCACCTATAGTTGGGTACGATTCAAGGACAATAAATACTCTTAGGTTGTGGGAAGCTTATGCAAAAGATGGATTTGATTTAAGCTTATTTAATAATATGCAATATTTAGATGCTTCTAAAAAGGAAATAGAAGTATCAAATATTACTAAGGTACTTTATCCAAACGACGAAGATCTTGCTGGTAAGTTTTTGCGGCTGCGTCAGCAATACTTCTTTTGTAGTGCTTCAATTCAAGATGTAATACATGATTTTAAGAAGCATTATAGTAGTGATCTTAAGAGACTTCCAGAATATGTAGTCTTTCAGCTTAATGATACTCATCCTGTTGTTGCAATTCCCGAATTAATGAGAGTATTGATTGACAAGGAGAAGTTTGACTGGAAATTAGCATGGGAGGTTACAAAAAAATGTTTTGCGTATACTAATCATACAGTTTTAGCAGAAGCACTTGAGAAGTGGCCTTTGCGCATGTTTTCAGAACTTTTACCTCGTATTTATCAGATAATTCAAGAAATAAATAAAAGATTTTTTGAAGAAATAGAAGCTAAAAATAAGTCTGGTTCAAATTTTATTTATGATGACTATTTAATAATAAATGATGGCGTAATTAATATGGCATGGCTTGCTATACATTCATGTTTTTCTATTAATGGGGTTGCAAAATTACACACAGAAATATTGATGGAAAATGCACTTAAAACTTGGTATTCTCTTTATCCTGATAAATTTAATAACAAGACTAATGGGGTAACGCAAAGAAGATGGCTATTGATGGCAAATCCTAGACTGTCAGATTTAATAAGTTCTAAAATAGGTGATTCTTGGGTAAAGAATTTTGAAGATATTGAAAGGCTTTTAGCCTTTAAGGATGATAAGGATGTAATATCTTCATTAAGAAAAGTAAAACATGAGAATAAGGTAGATTTTTCTAACCTTATTTACCGTGAACTTGGGATTAAAATAGACTCTAGTTCAATTTTTGATGTTCAGATAAAAAGACTGCATGAGTACAAGAGACAGGTTTTGAATGCTTTGCACATATTGTATCTCTACAGTAAATTAAGGAAGGATAAAGATTTTTATGTTTATCCTCGAACTTTTATTTTTGGAGCGAAGGCTGCACCAGGCTATAGAATGGCTAAGAATATCATTAAATTTATTAATGATATAGCCCATAAGGTAAATAATGACATTAATGTTAATGGCAAGATAAAGGTTGTCTTTATTCCAAATTATAATGTCTCTTGGGCTGAAAAAATTATTCCGGCATCTGATATTTCTGAGCAGATTTCTTTGGCAGGTAAGGAGGCTTCAGGGACAAGTAACATGAAATTTATGATGAATGGCGCTTTGACTTTAGGAACTATGGATGGTGCTAATGTTGAAATTTATGATCAGGTAGGCGATGAGCACATGTTTATTTTTGGTTTAAGAAAGAATGAGGTTATTAAACATAACGAGAATCATTCATATGTTCCGAGCCGTATTTTAGAGGATGATCCTGAATTTTCTGAAATTATTAATAGCTTGGTTGATGGGAGTCTCTTTAAGGGTCATTATGAGGTCTATAAAGAAATTCATGATAGTTTACTTTATGAGTCTTATGGCGGATCTCCAGATCAATACTTTGTATTAAAGGATTTTAGAAGTTATATAAATGCTCATAAGTTAGTTGAGTCTAGGTATCAAGATTCAGATTCTTGGATTTCTTCATGTTTGGTGAATATTGCTAAGAGTTCTGTATTCTCATCAGATAGGACTATTGAGGAATATGTTAAAGATATATGGAAGGTAAGAAGACTGCATTAA